The Mesorhizobium loti genome includes a region encoding these proteins:
- a CDS encoding biotin transporter BioY, translating to MTDVAFSSGKPSFSPLRLQDRSLAWRVGAVVLGTLFLALASYIEVPMVPVPVTMQTFAVTLIGALYGWRLGAITIAAWLVEGAVGFPVLAGGAAGASFFVGPTGGYLFAFPLVGALVGWLAERGWNGKRVMLAFAAMLLGNLVCLVLGTLWLAVFIGAEQAITFGFLPFIVGGLLKSALGAATLMALPGGKAKSIKP from the coding sequence ATGACAGACGTCGCATTCTCATCCGGCAAGCCGTCGTTCAGCCCGCTCAGGCTCCAGGATCGTTCTCTTGCCTGGCGGGTCGGAGCCGTCGTGCTCGGCACGCTGTTCCTGGCGCTGGCGTCCTACATCGAAGTGCCGATGGTGCCGGTTCCGGTGACCATGCAGACCTTCGCGGTGACATTGATCGGCGCGCTTTATGGCTGGCGGCTTGGTGCCATCACCATCGCCGCCTGGCTGGTCGAGGGCGCGGTCGGCTTTCCGGTTCTGGCCGGAGGCGCTGCCGGTGCGTCGTTTTTCGTCGGCCCGACGGGCGGTTATCTCTTTGCCTTCCCGCTTGTCGGCGCCCTGGTCGGCTGGCTGGCCGAACGCGGCTGGAACGGCAAAAGGGTGATGCTCGCCTTCGCCGCCATGCTGCTTGGCAATCTTGTCTGTCTGGTGCTCGGCACGCTCTGGCTTGCTGTTTTCATCGGCGCCGAACAGGCCATCACCTTCGGCTTCCTGCCGTTCATCGTTGGCGGACTGCTGAAATCGGCGCTTGGTGCCGCGACCCTCATGGCCCTTCCCGGCGGCAAGGCGAAATCGATCAAGCCGTGA